ATCCATCATCGCAGCTAAGTCTGACAATAACGTTATTGGTAAAGACAACGATCTGGTGTGGCATATGCCCGCCGATCTTAAGTTTTTTAAGAACACTACCAAGGGGCATTACGTCATTATGGGACGAAAAACATTTGAATCTATGAATGGCCCTCTGCCTAATCGTACGCACATCATTATTACACGTAAGCTAGACTATGAAGCAGAAGGTTGCTTTGTAGTAGAGAGTATAGAGGCCGCTTTTAAAATAGCAGAAGAAAAACTTTTAGATGAAGTCTTCATATTGGGAGGGGCCGAAATTTACAGACAGACTATAGATAAGGCAGATAAAATGTATATAACCGAGATCCAGTCCACCTTTGAAGGCGATGCTTTCTTCCCTGAAATAGACAAGAGCTATTGGAATGAGGTTAAACGTGAAGCACATGAAGCTGATGAGAAAAACCCTCACCCCTATGCTTTTGTAGAATATCTTAAGCGTTAGATTACAGCTCTCCCAAGGCCTCCATTAGCGAGGCTTCCATTTCTTCAAAGCGCAGCAACGCTTTATCCATAAAAGGCCCGCTCAACATCTGCCGGATATCCTCGTCTCCACTTACATCCATCTCTGGTACCTTAAAGGTTTGCTCTATTAAGCCTCTTTCCAGCTTTATTAAATACTTATTATTCCAGGAAAAAATAGTGATTTTACATTCAGCATGTGGAATCTCTCCTACTATTCGCATATCTGTATTTTTTCAAAAATCTGCTTAATTATTACATCCTAAATGTAATACTCTTTTCTACACCTTCCCAATCTCTTTGGTTCTACTACCTCGTTTTTCCTTGCTTAAGTAAATTATTCAAAAGTATTAATTTGTATTATTTATTTATTTTTTATTATTTTTGATATATATTTACATGCATATGAAATATTTAATGTTTTCATTTTTATACATTCTTCTTTTGAGCACTACTAATCCTCTGAAGGCTAACAGTAGCAAAACTCTACTAGAGGCTGATTCTGTAGTCCGTAAAACAGAAGTAGGATTTATAGAAAAACCCACCACAGAAGTAAAAACCCTTGAAAGTAAAGAGA
This window of the Porifericola rhodea genome carries:
- a CDS encoding dihydrofolate reductase; the encoded protein is MIKSIIAAKSDNNVIGKDNDLVWHMPADLKFFKNTTKGHYVIMGRKTFESMNGPLPNRTHIIITRKLDYEAEGCFVVESIEAAFKIAEEKLLDEVFILGGAEIYRQTIDKADKMYITEIQSTFEGDAFFPEIDKSYWNEVKREAHEADEKNPHPYAFVEYLKR